The Herbaspirillum sp. RTI4 genome has a segment encoding these proteins:
- the prmB gene encoding 50S ribosomal protein L3 N(5)-glutamine methyltransferase, with protein MTPNNFATLRDVLRYAITRFNQEGLFFGHGSSNAFDEAAYLLLHTLKLPLDQLEPFLDARLLQDEIDALLRVIIHRAEDRIPAAYLTNEAWLGSYRFYVDENVIVPRSFIAELIPERFSPWIKDADAVTDLLDLCTGSGCLPIMLADAFPEAHVDAVDISPPALGVARRNVSDYELQERITLVESDLYAQLPAKQYDVIISNPPYVNSTAMAALPQEYLREPQLALDGGSDGMDLVRKIVAGAKSRLKPGGLLMVEIGNERAHAEAAFPDLPFTWLTTSAGDDMVFLLTAEQLP; from the coding sequence ATGACACCCAATAATTTCGCCACACTGCGCGACGTGCTGCGTTATGCCATCACACGTTTCAACCAGGAAGGCCTGTTTTTCGGCCATGGCAGCAGCAATGCCTTCGACGAAGCAGCCTATCTGCTGCTGCATACGCTGAAACTGCCGCTGGACCAGTTGGAGCCCTTCCTCGATGCCCGCTTGCTGCAAGACGAAATCGATGCGCTCTTGCGCGTGATTATTCACCGCGCTGAAGATCGCATTCCAGCCGCCTATCTCACCAATGAAGCGTGGCTGGGTAGCTACCGTTTTTATGTCGATGAAAATGTCATCGTCCCCCGCTCGTTCATCGCCGAACTGATCCCGGAGCGCTTCTCGCCCTGGATCAAGGACGCTGATGCCGTCACCGACCTGCTCGACTTGTGCACCGGTTCAGGTTGCCTGCCCATCATGCTGGCCGATGCCTTCCCGGAAGCGCACGTCGACGCCGTCGATATTTCTCCGCCAGCACTGGGTGTGGCGCGACGCAATGTCAGCGATTACGAGTTGCAGGAACGCATTACGCTGGTCGAATCCGATCTGTATGCGCAACTGCCGGCAAAGCAATATGACGTCATCATTAGCAACCCGCCTTACGTCAACAGCACCGCCATGGCAGCGCTGCCGCAGGAATATTTGCGCGAACCGCAACTGGCGCTGGACGGTGGCAGCGACGGCATGGATCTGGTGCGCAAGATCGTGGCCGGTGCCAAGTCAAGACTCAAACCGGGCGGTCTGCTGATGGTAGAAATCGGCAACGAACGCGCGCATGCAGAAGCGGCATTTCCCGACCTTCCCTTCACCTGGCTCACCACCAGCGCCGGCGACGATATGGTGTTTTTGCTCACAGCCGAGCAATTGCCGTAA
- a CDS encoding ATP-binding cassette domain-containing protein, whose product MIRFQQVSLMRGVKPLLDNVDLTLNPGDKIGLIGSNGAGKSSLFGMLRGELHPDQGDIDFPARWRMAYVAQETPPLERCAIDYAIDGDITLRKLEADLAALEAEPESTANGIAISDVYTALADADAYTVRSRGEQLLLGLGFSLQQMERPVASFSGGWRMRLNLAQALMCPSDLLLLDEPTNHLDLDAIIWLEDWLKRYAGTLIIISHDRDFLDGVVNVIVHIDERKLKRYSGNYSGFERQRAAQLELAQGMIAKQTRARSHLQSYIDRFKAQASKARQAQSRIKMLAKMEELAPLRAAAEFSFEFREPLAAPNPLLVMDKVNAGYRTEQADHSMQENIILSGIDFSLQGGQRIGLLGVNGAGKSTLIKTIANELAPLSGDAQFGKGLVIGYFAQHQVEMLRHDESPLWHLARIAPNVREQELRNFLGSFQFNGVMASSSIAPFSGGEKARLALALIVWQRPNLLLLDEPTNHLDLETREALTMALAQFEGTLVLVSHDRHLLRATTDQFLIVAEGKLEIFDGDLDDYKDWLFKTKLAAKAAGTVAALPVSTFKEAVAESAPEAPAVDRREQKKVQAEQRQQLAALKKPIEARIKRLNEQIGKCQVKKTATETQLADPAIYDAAHKAKLKQLLADQSYYSKEMAQLEEDWLAQQEALEQLEASIA is encoded by the coding sequence ATGATCCGTTTTCAGCAAGTCAGCCTCATGCGCGGCGTCAAGCCGCTGTTAGACAACGTCGATTTGACGCTCAACCCCGGTGACAAGATCGGTCTGATCGGTTCCAACGGAGCCGGTAAATCCAGCCTGTTCGGCATGCTGCGCGGCGAACTGCACCCCGATCAGGGCGATATCGACTTCCCTGCCCGCTGGCGCATGGCCTACGTCGCCCAGGAAACCCCGCCACTGGAACGCTGCGCGATCGACTACGCCATCGACGGCGACATCACTCTGCGCAAGCTGGAAGCCGATCTGGCCGCGCTGGAAGCGGAACCGGAAAGCACCGCCAACGGCATCGCTATCAGCGATGTCTACACGGCGCTGGCCGATGCCGATGCTTATACCGTGCGTTCACGCGGCGAGCAATTGTTGCTGGGACTGGGATTTTCGCTACAGCAAATGGAACGTCCGGTCGCCAGTTTTTCCGGCGGCTGGCGCATGCGTCTGAATCTGGCGCAGGCGCTGATGTGTCCTTCCGACCTGCTGCTGCTCGATGAACCGACCAACCATCTGGATCTGGACGCCATCATCTGGCTGGAAGACTGGCTCAAGCGCTATGCCGGCACCCTGATCATCATTTCGCATGATCGCGACTTCCTCGACGGCGTCGTGAACGTGATCGTGCATATCGATGAACGCAAACTGAAACGCTACTCCGGCAATTACTCGGGTTTTGAACGCCAACGTGCAGCACAACTGGAGCTGGCGCAGGGCATGATTGCCAAGCAAACGCGGGCGCGCTCCCATTTGCAGTCCTATATCGACCGCTTCAAAGCCCAGGCCTCGAAAGCGCGGCAAGCGCAGAGCCGGATCAAAATGCTGGCCAAGATGGAAGAGCTGGCACCGCTGCGCGCTGCGGCTGAATTTTCTTTTGAGTTCCGTGAGCCTCTGGCTGCGCCGAATCCGCTGCTGGTGATGGATAAAGTCAATGCCGGTTATCGCACAGAACAAGCCGACCACAGCATGCAGGAAAACATTATCCTGTCGGGCATCGATTTTTCCTTGCAGGGCGGCCAGCGCATCGGTCTGCTGGGCGTCAATGGCGCGGGTAAATCGACGCTGATCAAGACCATCGCCAACGAACTCGCACCGCTTTCTGGCGACGCCCAATTCGGTAAAGGTCTGGTGATCGGTTATTTCGCCCAGCATCAGGTGGAAATGCTGCGTCACGATGAATCGCCTCTGTGGCATCTGGCGCGGATTGCGCCGAATGTGCGTGAGCAGGAATTGCGTAATTTCCTCGGTAGTTTTCAATTTAACGGCGTCATGGCCAGTTCCAGCATCGCCCCGTTTTCCGGCGGTGAAAAAGCACGACTGGCGTTGGCGCTGATCGTCTGGCAGCGCCCCAACCTGCTGCTGCTCGATGAACCGACCAACCATCTGGATCTGGAAACCCGCGAAGCGCTGACGATGGCGCTGGCGCAGTTCGAAGGGACGCTGGTACTGGTCTCGCATGATCGCCATTTGCTGCGTGCGACCACCGATCAGTTCCTGATCGTGGCAGAAGGCAAGCTGGAAATATTCGACGGCGATCTGGACGATTACAAGGACTGGCTGTTCAAAACCAAGCTGGCCGCCAAGGCGGCCGGAACGGTCGCGGCCCTTCCTGTTTCCACCTTCAAGGAAGCCGTCGCAGAATCAGCGCCAGAGGCCCCGGCAGTCGACCGTCGCGAACAAAAGAAAGTGCAGGCAGAACAACGTCAGCAACTGGCAGCCTTGAAGAAGCCGATCGAAGCGCGCATCAAGCGTTTGAATGAGCAAATCGGCAAATGCCAGGTCAAAAAGACCGCTACCGAGACCCAGCTTGCCGACCCGGCCATTTACGATGCCGCCCACAAGGCAAAACTGAAGCAGTTGCTGGCGGATCAGTCTTATTACTCGAAGGAAATGGCGCAACTGGAAGAAGATTGGCTGGCGCAGCAAGAGGCGCTGGAACAACTTGAGGCATCGATCGCGTAA